The Salvelinus namaycush isolate Seneca unplaced genomic scaffold, SaNama_1.0 Scaffold529, whole genome shotgun sequence genome window below encodes:
- the LOC120041763 gene encoding zinc finger protein 883-like codes for MLTSYLANIPTMSSVNDSSPSKDGICWTEKETLGLNIVVKEEKEEEDVTVKKEVKGEAVTVKEEELEVKLTEGEEAFRVEEDVTVKEEGEVKEEVGEMTVTVKEEEDIFGMKEVGEITVTLEEEEEEETGDLINSRERPDSQSDSRKSPSGEPDTEMPKPAMRHHCSQCNMSFKWLWKLKEHERKHTGEKPFQCSQCGNKFSRAHDLKSHERTHTGEKPHNCSQCGKLFSHLGNLNKHMRIHSGEKPYPCSHCGKNFRSSDNLKAHERTHTGEKPYHCSLCGKDFTKLRNLKEHERKHTGEKPYECSQCGKRFSHIGNLNKHKRIHSGEKPYPCSHCGKNFRSSDNLKAHERTHTGEKPYHCALCGKDFTKLGNLKEHERKHTGEKPYHCSQCGERFSRSPNLKKHQRTHTGEKPYHCSNCGKIFSTSSDLKKHQRGHTREKSYHCSQCGNSFLRSHDLKSHELTHTGEKPHSCSQCGKCFLYLGNLNKHKKIHSGEKPYPCSHCGKFFRSLDNMKEHERTHTGEKLYHCALCGKRYSRSHDLKLHKRKHTGEENTQLHTQGINHTIGPSEERILRS; via the exons atgctaactagctatttAGCTAACATCCCAACCATGAGCTCAGTAAACGACTCCTCACCTTCTAAAGATgggatctgctggacggagaaagaaactctggggctgaacattgtcgtgaaagaggagaaggaagaagaggatgtcacagtaaaaaaaGAAGTAAAGggcgaggctgttacagtgaaagaagaagagttAGAAGTTAAATTGACAGAAGGTGAAGAAGCGTTCAGAGtggaagaggatgttacagtaaaagaagagggggaggtaaaagaagaggtgggggagatgactgtcacagtgaaagaagaggaagacattTTTGGAATGAAGGAAgtgggggagattactgtcacattggaagaagaagaagaggaggagacaggagatctgattaacagcA gagagagaccagactctcaaTCTGACAGCAgaaagagtccttcaggggaaccagacacTGAGATGCCCAAGCCAGCGATGcgacaccactgctcccagtgtaacATGAGTTTTAAGTGGTTATGGAAGCTGAAAGAGCATGAAAggaaacacacaggagaaaagcccttccaatgctcccagtgtggaaataaATTCTCACGAGCACATgacctgaaatcacatgagaggacacacacaggggaaaaacCACACAAttgctcacagtgtggaaagcTTTTTTCCCATTTAGGGAACCTGAACAAACATATGAGAATAcactctggagagaagccttacccctgttcccattgtggaaagaatTTTAGGTCTTCAGATAACCTGAAAGCGCatgaaaggacacacacaggggagaaaccttaccaTTGCTCTCTTTGTGGAAAGGATTTTACCAAGTTGAGGAACCTAAAAGAGCATGAGAGGAAACACACAGGTGAAAAGCCTTACGaatgctcccagtgtggtaaGAGGTTTTCCCATATAGGGAACCTGAACAAACATAAGAGAATAcactctggagagaagccttacccctgttcccattgtggaaagaatTTTAGGTCTTCAGATAACCTGAAAGCGCatgaaaggacacacacaggggagaaaccatacCATTGTGCTCTGTGTGGAAAGGATTTTACCAAGTTAGGGAACCTAAAAGAGCATGAGAggaaacacacaggagaaaagccttaccactgctcccagtgtggagaGAGATTTTCAAGATCACCAAACCTTAAAAAGCatcagaggacacacacaggagaaaagccttaccactgctccaaTTGCGGAAAGATATTTTCAACATCATCGGACCTAAAAAAGCACCAGAGGGGACACACAAGGGAGAAATCTTACCATTGCTCTCAATGTGGAAATAGTTTTTTACGATCACATGACCTAAAATCGCATGAgctgacacacacaggagaaaaaccacatagttgctcccagtgtggaaagtgttttttgTATTTAGGGAACCTGAACAAACATAAGAAAATAcactctggagagaagccttacccctGTTCCCATTGTGGAAAATTCTTTAGGTCGTTAGATAACATGAaggagcatgagaggacacacacaggggagaagctttACCATTGCGCCCTGTGTGGAAAGAGATATTCACGATCACATGACCTAAAATTACATAAAAGGAAACACACAGGGGAAGAaaacacacaattacacacacaggGGATAAATCACACAATTGGTCCCAGTGAGGAAAGAATTTTACGCAGTTAG